A stretch of DNA from Pasteurellaceae bacterium RH1A:
ACCTAGTACGCGAAGCATATGTTCTGAGTTACCAACTTCACCGATGGTCGCACAGCACTCTGCTAACACTTTACGCATTTCGCCTGAACGAAGACGTAAGGTTACATAGTTACCTTCACGAGCGATGATTTGCACGTATGCACCCGCAGAACGAGCGATTTGACCGCCTTTACCCGGTTTTAATTCTACGTTGTGAACGGTAGAACCCACTGGGATATTACGCATTGGGAGTGAGTTACCCACTTTAATTGGTGCAGTTGCACCAGCTTGGATTTGGTCACCAGCAGACAAGCCTTTTGGAGCCAAAATGTAACGACGCTCACCATCTTTATAAAGCACAAGTGCAATGTTTGCAGAACGGTTTGGATCGTATTCTAAACGCTCAACTACCGCAGGGATATCTAACTTGTTACGTTTGAAATCGATTAAACGATAGTGTTGTTTGTGACCGCCACCGATGTGACGAGTTGTAATACGACCTAAGTTGTTACGACCACCAGTCTTAGATTTAGTATCTAATAACGCAGCGAAAGGTTTACCCTTATGAAGTTCGTTGTTAACAACTTTAACTACGTGACGACGACCAGCGGAGGTCGGCTTACATTTAACGATAGCCATTTTCTATTTTCTCCTCCGTATTACTCTGCTGCACCAGCGAAGTCAAGTTCTTGACCTTCAGCTAATGTAACATACGCTTTTTTCCAGTCACTACGACGACCTGATTTAGCACCGTGACGTTTGGTTTTACCCTTAACTACCACAGTACGCACAGAATCCACTTTCACTTCAAAAAGTTGCTCAACTGCGTTAGCAATTTCAACTTTGTTAGCATCTAATGCTACTTTGAAAACGATAGTGTTGCCTTTTTCAGCATTGTTTGTCGCTTTTTCAGAGATATGTGGTGCCTTAAGCACTTTTAGCAAACGTTCTTGTTGAATCATGCTAACATCTCCTCAATTTGCTTAACAGCATCAACAGTAACAACCACTTTATCGAAAGCGATGAGGCTTACTGGATCGATACCTTGAACATCACGCACATCAACTTTGTATAAGTTGCGAGCTGCTAAGAAGAGGTTTTCATCTAAGCTTGCAGTGATGATAAGAGCATCAGTTAATGCCATATCTTTTAATTTTTGTACTAATACTTTCGTTTTTGGTGCGTCGATTTCAAATTTCTCAACCACCACTAAACGATCTTGACGAACAAGTTCAGAAAGAATGCTCTTGATTGCACCACGGTACATTTTCTTGTTCACTTTTTGGCTGTGATCTTGTGGTTTAGCAGCGAATGTTACACCACCAGAACGCCAGATTGGTGACTTGATATCACCTGAACGAGCACGACCTGTTCCTTTTTGACGCCAAGGTTTTTTACCTGAACCAGACACTTCAGCACGAGTTTTTTGTGCACGAGAACCTTGACGAGCGCCTGCTGCATAAGCAACAACAACTTGGTGAACGAGGGCTTCGTTGAACTCACGTCCGAAGGTAGTTTCAGAAACAGTCAATGCACTTTGTGCATCTTTAGTTACTAATTCCATCTCTATCTCCTAGACTTATGCTTTAACTGCTGGCTTAACGATAACATTACCATTGATAGCACCAGGTACAGCACCTTTTACTAATAGTAATTTACGTTCAGCATCAACACGAACAACTTCAAGTGATTGAACGGTTACACGCTCAGCACCCAAGTGTCCTGCCATTTTTTTACCTTTAAACACACGGCCTGGCGTTTGGTTTTGACCAATAGAACCAAGCACACGGTGTGATAAAGAGTTACCGTGAGTAGCGTCTTGAGTACGGAAGTTCCAGCGTTTAACACCGCCTTGGAAACCTTTACCTTTAGAAGTACCTGTAACGTCTACTTTTTTAACATCTGCGAAGATGTCAACATTAATTTCTTGACCTAAAGTGAACTCTTGAGTTTCACCTTCTGTACGAAATTCCCATAAACCGCGACCAGCTTCAACACCTGCTTTCACGAAATGGCCTGCTTCTGGCTTCGTTACACGGCTGGCTTTTTTAGCACCAGTGGTAACTTGAATTGCAGAATAGCCATCGTTTTCAAGGGTTTTAACTTGAGTAACACGGTTGGCTTCGATTTCGATAACAGTAACTGGTACTGAAACGCCGTCTTCATTGAAGACGCGAGTCATACCAACTTTACGACCGACTAAACCAATCATTGTAATAACCTCTTAAATATCCCAATTAACCTAGACTAATCTGAACATCAACGCCAGCAGCTAGATCTAAACGCATTAATGCATCAACAGTTTTTTCTGTTGGTTCAACAATATCAACTAAACGTTTGTGAGTACGGATTTCATATTGATCACGCGCGTCTTTATTAACGTGTGGAGAAATCAATACCGTGAAACGTTCTTTACGAGTTGGTAAAGGAATTGGACCACGAACTTGTGCACCAGTACGTTTAGCTGTTTCTACGATCTCCGCTGTAGATTGATCAATCAAACGATGATCAAAGGCTTTCAAGCGGATACGGATTCTTTGGTTCTGCATTAGACCAGAGCTCCAATTTATTTAGCTAATAAAAAAACCGAACTACCAAACTTAAACCAGAAAGTTTAAGGGAGCGCGATTAACCTGTTATAGAGTTCCAAGATTAGGAACATTGTTACCCCTTATCCAATTGATAAGGGCGTTTGGTAAATGATTACACCAAACGGCTACACTTACGGCTTACGCCATAAGCGAAAGCGGGTGGATTATAGGCGATTTTTGCAAATGAAGCAAATAAAATTTGGGCTATTTACAAAAGAATTGCAAATAAACCATTGCCTGTAGCTGTAACGTAAAGCCTGAGGCCATCAATGGGATTCATTAAAAGCTATTATAAAATGTAAAAGAGCTGTTTTCTGTTACTCAGACAAATGCTGAATCCCCCTCGCGACTCGGCAAATTTTTAACAAATTTAGCATACGAAAACAGTAAATTTGATGCGCCCTAGTCAAATATACTAAAAATCTTTCTTACGCCACTGCTCACGGCATCAACTGTACTACTCGCGACATCGCTAACAACGTCAACAGCACCACTCGCCACATCACCAACAACTTCCACTGTACTAGAAATTGCATCGCTAGCAACACTAACAGCACCACTCACAACACCACTCGCAATACACGTTGTAATATCCACAATATCGCTGGCAACATTTGCTGTGACATTCGCAGCATTAACAACCGTATCCAACGTTCCACTAATAACATCTCCAGCGGTATCCACTAGTTTATCTGAATTCGTTGCCATAACAGCCAAACCTAAGCCAATCAAAAGCGGAGCAGTTACTGGATTAGACGCTAATGGAACAGTTGAGACAATAATCCCTGAACTACTTAAACCACCTGTAATCACTGCACCACCTGTGGCATAAGTAGCATACGTTTTATAAGCTTGATATGTTGCTGCGGCAGTAGTAGCAGTGCTAACAACTTGATAGCTTACATTTATCCCTTGAATACACCAAAGCACAAAAGCATCACAATTATTTAAAACCAAATCGTAAAGATCTTCGCCTAAACGACTTTCTGCTCGTACCACACTTTCTTCAGCGTTATAAACCCTTACTGGGTGGTTTATTACGCCAAATTCTTGCCCATTAGCAAATTTTTCAAGTGTTGTGACTTCAACTGGACCTCGGTTAAAACCATCTGCAAAACCTGAATAATGAATAACTTGACCATTACCAATATAAATCCCGTGGTGGGTATACCCTGTTCTTATGGTATAAAGATGATCACCTCTGCTAAATGCCATAATAAGCTCCATTGTGGTTGATAAAAAACACCTAGATTGTACAAAAAAAAAACAAATGATCTGCAAGTTTTTTCATCAATAAAAAGAAGTTTTTGATCATTTCCTATTTAAATGCAGATAAACAGTAAGCGGGTCAAAATGTCTGAATTTTTTGTCCTGCTTGTATTGGCCTAGAGTTTTGGGGAGTTAGCTTTTTGGAGTAGTTTGGCAGCAAGTCTGGCGATACTTTCTTCCTCATAGATTTCTAAGCCTCTGGCACCAGCGAGGTTAATAAATTAGGAATTGCCATCACAAGCGGTCAATCCCTCCTACTTTTTTGCAAATTCCCCGCAAGATTAGACCGCTTGCCCTTTCCTTGCTAAAATTGCCCCGTTAATTCAAACCCGAGGTTTCTGTGCAATTTCTATCCATCTTCCGCATTGTGGGCATTTTGATTATGAGCTTTTCGGTCATTATGCTGGTGCCGGCCTGTGTTGCCCTGATTTATGGCGATGGGGGCGGTCGCTCCTTTGTGGAGGCCTTTCTCTTTGAATGCCTCTTTGGGGCTATGCTCTGGTGGCTCTGTCGGGACAAGAAGCAGGAACTCCGCTCCCGTGAGGCCTTTTTGCTGGTGGTGGCCTTCTGGTTCGTCTTGGGCATGATGGGGGCCGTGCCTTTTATCCTGCTGGAAAATCCCGATCTCAACATTGCTGAATCCATCTTTGAATCCTTCTCGGCCCTGACCACCACGGGGGCCACGGTCATTGTCGGTCTGGATCACCTGCCCAAGGCCATTCTCTTCTATCGCCAGTTCCTCCAATGGTTTGGCGGAATGGGGATCATCGTTTTAGCCGTGGCCCTTATGCCCCTTTTAGGTGTGGGCCGGATGCAGCTCTACCGGGCCGAAATGCCTGGCCCACTCAAGGAGCAAAAAACCCACCCCCGGGTGTCGGAAATGGCCAAGGCCCTCTGGCTCATTTATTTCTCCCTAACCCTCCTCTGTGCCGTGGCCTACTGGCTAGCAGGAATGAGCCCCTTTGATGCTATCTCGCATAGCTTCTCAACCATCTCCATCGGGGGCTTTTCCACCCACGACAGCAGTATGGGCTACTTCAACAGCCCCACCATCAACTATATTGCAAGTTTTTTCCTGATTTTGTCCGCTTGTAACTTCTCCCTCCACTATGCCTTTGTGGCTCAGTTCCGGGAAAAGCAGGCCCTCAAGCAGCGAGCCGACATTGGCCGTTTCTACTGGCGGGACTTTGAATTTCGCTTCTTTATCTTGGTGCAGGTTGTCCTGCTGGCTATTTGCTTTGCGGTGCTCATGCTCTACAACTACTTCGACAGCCCGCAGGCCGCATTTTCCCAGGCCCTCTTGCAGTCGGTGTCGCTGTCCACCACGGCCGGCTTTACCTCCAACGATTTCAGCCTCTGGCCCTCTCTCCTGCCCACCCTTTTGGTGCTGGCCTCCTTTATTGGGGGCTGTGCCGGCTCAACAGGCGGCGGCCTCAAGGCGGTGCGGGTCCTTCTGCTCTATTTGCAAAGCCGGCGGGAAATCCAACGCTTTATCCACCCCAACATCATCCAACCCATCAAACTAGGTAAGAGTGTCCTGCCCGACCGCATTGTGGAGGGGATTTGGGCCTTTCTCTCGGCCTACTTCTTCGTACTGATACTCTGTTGGCTGGCAGTGATTGCCTGTGGCATGAACTCTTTTGACGGGCTCAATGCAGTCATTGCCTCCATCAATAATCTGGGCCCAGCCCTGGGCAGTGTGAGCAGCAACTTCACCCATGTGCCCGATTCGGCCAAGCTGGTGCTGACCTTTGCCATGATGTGCGGCCGTTTGGAGGTCTTTACGCTTTTAGTGATCTTAAGCCCGAGTTTTTGGCGCCACTAGCCCTTGATGTTTATCAAAAATCCACCTAAAAACTGGTTTAACCTCTTACTTTCTACACAAAAACCATACATTTTTGATACAAAAAGTGTATATTATTCCTTACAATTAGTTTGTTTATTTTTATTTAGGGCATGTCCTCACCCAACTTTCTTACTTAACTTAAGGAGTGATAATAATGAAAAAAACGACACTATTGACACTTTCTGCCACTGCACTTTTAGCGGCAAATGTGGTGCAGGCTGATACACGTTTAGCCCAACTGGAAGCTGAAGCCCTGCAAAAGGCTCAACAGGTTGCCGCAGCCGAAGCCGAATATCAAAAGGCCCTTAATGCCGTGCGGATGGAAAAGGTCAAAAGCTCTGGCACCGTTTCAACACCTGTTGTCGCAGCACCTGCACCACAGGGCAAGGGTTATACTATGCCTGATGGCAAGGTAGTTTATGTGAATAGCCAGGCCTCTCAACCTGTCTTTACCCAGGCACCAAGCACTCCTGTGGTGGCACAAGCTGCTCCAACCATTCAAGCTTCAGTCGGTTATGATCGGGGTTCACAAGGTGAAAAAACCATTGCCCTTTGCCGCAATGGCACGCAAGAGCAAGTCACTGAAGGCGTTCAACCTTGCCGCACTAGCGGGGTGGCCACCTTACAAGTGACCAAACACTATCACGCTGACTAAGCAAAAAGGCGGGGCCTGAGCCTCGCCTTTCTTTTTGCAAATTTTTGGCTAAATTAGCCCGCTTGTAGATAGGCCCGCAAGCCAGCAAGTGCCTGTTCAGTATCCCTCACACCTAAATCATACATGGCCTGCACTCGGCTCCAATCCTTTTCAATACGGCTAATCGGCAACATTTGAGAGGGGCGAATCACGAAAATTTCCTGCTTGGCCTGTAAATCTATAATCTGCTCAAGACTGCGATTGTAATGTTGGTGGCGTTGCAGCAGGGCCTCAAGCAGATGGGGATATTGGCGATAAAAGAGCTTAAAGAGGAAGGGGTTGGCAGGCGATTTGCGGTAGTCCAAGGGTTGGGTTAAGACTACAATTATCTTATCAAAACCCAAGTCCAAGGCCTTTTGCAGGGGAATGCTGTCGGCAATGCCGCCGTCTAGGTAGCGTTTGCCCTCAATTTCCACCATTTTAGACACCAGCGGCATGGCGGAGGTGGCCCGCAGGACTTCCATTTGGGCAAAAGGATCGGTCAGTTTGACATACTCTGCCTGGCCAGTTTCTACATTGGTGAGGGTGGCATAAAAGTCGGTCTGGG
This window harbors:
- a CDS encoding 50S ribosomal protein L3 produces the protein MIGLVGRKVGMTRVFNEDGVSVPVTVIEIEANRVTQVKTLENDGYSAIQVTTGAKKASRVTKPEAGHFVKAGVEAGRGLWEFRTEGETQEFTLGQEINVDIFADVKKVDVTGTSKGKGFQGGVKRWNFRTQDATHGNSLSHRVLGSIGQNQTPGRVFKGKKMAGHLGAERVTVQSLEVVRVDAERKLLLVKGAVPGAINGNVIVKPAVKA
- a CDS encoding 50S ribosomal protein L23; translated protein: MIQQERLLKVLKAPHISEKATNNAEKGNTIVFKVALDANKVEIANAVEQLFEVKVDSVRTVVVKGKTKRHGAKSGRRSDWKKAYVTLAEGQELDFAGAAE
- a CDS encoding 50S ribosomal protein L4, which translates into the protein MELVTKDAQSALTVSETTFGREFNEALVHQVVVAYAAGARQGSRAQKTRAEVSGSGKKPWRQKGTGRARSGDIKSPIWRSGGVTFAAKPQDHSQKVNKKMYRGAIKSILSELVRQDRLVVVEKFEIDAPKTKVLVQKLKDMALTDALIITASLDENLFLAARNLYKVDVRDVQGIDPVSLIAFDKVVVTVDAVKQIEEMLA
- a CDS encoding potassium transporter codes for the protein MQFLSIFRIVGILIMSFSVIMLVPACVALIYGDGGGRSFVEAFLFECLFGAMLWWLCRDKKQELRSREAFLLVVAFWFVLGMMGAVPFILLENPDLNIAESIFESFSALTTTGATVIVGLDHLPKAILFYRQFLQWFGGMGIIVLAVALMPLLGVGRMQLYRAEMPGPLKEQKTHPRVSEMAKALWLIYFSLTLLCAVAYWLAGMSPFDAISHSFSTISIGGFSTHDSSMGYFNSPTINYIASFFLILSACNFSLHYAFVAQFREKQALKQRADIGRFYWRDFEFRFFILVQVVLLAICFAVLMLYNYFDSPQAAFSQALLQSVSLSTTAGFTSNDFSLWPSLLPTLLVLASFIGGCAGSTGGGLKAVRVLLLYLQSRREIQRFIHPNIIQPIKLGKSVLPDRIVEGIWAFLSAYFFVLILCWLAVIACGMNSFDGLNAVIASINNLGPALGSVSSNFTHVPDSAKLVLTFAMMCGRLEVFTLLVILSPSFWRH
- a CDS encoding 50S ribosomal protein L2 yields the protein MAIVKCKPTSAGRRHVVKVVNNELHKGKPFAALLDTKSKTGGRNNLGRITTRHIGGGHKQHYRLIDFKRNKLDIPAVVERLEYDPNRSANIALVLYKDGERRYILAPKGLSAGDQIQAGATAPIKVGNSLPMRNIPVGSTVHNVELKPGKGGQIARSAGAYVQIIAREGNYVTLRLRSGEMRKVLAECCATIGEVGNSEHMLRVLGKAGANRWRGVRPTVRGTAMNPVDHPHGGGEGRNFGKHPVTPWGVQTKGKKTRHNKRTDKFIVRRRGK
- a CDS encoding patatin family protein, whose amino-acid sequence is MKVGLVLEGGGMRAIFTAGVLDVFMQESIQVDGIVAVSAGVLFGVNLPSQQPGRVLRYNKAYLNDPRYMGWKSLLTTGNVVNKDFAFYELPFSLDPFDNQAFKQAQTDFYATLTNVETGQAEYVKLTDPFAQMEVLRATSAMPLVSKMVEIEGKRYLDGGIADSIPLQKALDLGFDKIIVVLTQPLDYRKSPANPFLFKLFYRQYPHLLEALLQRHQHYNRSLEQIIDLQAKQEIFVIRPSQMLPISRIEKDWSRVQAMYDLGVRDTEQALAGLRAYLQAG
- a CDS encoding 30S ribosomal protein S10, with product MQNQRIRIRLKAFDHRLIDQSTAEIVETAKRTGAQVRGPIPLPTRKERFTVLISPHVNKDARDQYEIRTHKRLVDIVEPTEKTVDALMRLDLAAGVDVQISLG